The genomic region TGGCGATGCCTCTATCGGAGATGCCATGGTGCAAATTGGGCAAAAAGATCTGTTGATTGATTGCCAAGGAAACTGGGGCGATCCGATCACCGGAGACTCTGCTGCCGCCCCTCGTTATATTGAGGGTAGATTATCAAAGTTTGCAAACGAAGTAGTCTTCAATCCAGATACGACTGATTGGCAACTGAGTTATGATGGCCGGAATAAGGAGCCCGTAACTCTACCTGTCAAATTCCCTTTATTGCTTGCCCAAGGAGCGGAAGGTATCGCGGTTGGTCTCGCTACGAAAATTATGCCGCATAACTTCAATGAATTGATTGAAGGCTCTATACAAGTTTTACGTGGCGAACGTCCTTCAATTTATCCAGATTTCCCTACCGGTGGTCTAGCAGATGTTTCTGCGTACAACGAAGGTCGACGTGGTGGTAAAATACGTGTGAGAGCGAAAATTGAAGAGCGTGATAAGAAAACCCTAGCCATCACAGAAATACCGTATGGAACAACTACAGGAAGTCTGATTGATAGTATCGTAACGGCGAACGAAAAGGGTAAGATTAAGATTAAAAAAATTGAAGATAACACAGCCGGAACGGTTGAAATCATGGTTCATCTTGCACCTGGAATCTCTCCAGATGTAACCATAGATGCACTTTACGCATTTACCGCTTGTGAGACGTCCATCTCTCCAAATACCTGTGTAATCAAGAATAATAAGCCGCTCTTTATGAGTGTCAATGATATCTTGATCGAAAATACGAAGCAGACAAAAAGCCTCATAAAACAGGAATTAGAGATCTGTCTGCATGAGCTGCAAGAAAAGATATTCTTTAGCTCGCTCTTGAAGATATTCATTCAAGAAGGGATGTATAAACATTCAGACTATGAGAATGCTGGAGATTTTGACACCGTTGTTACGGTTTTGAACCGCCTATTCGAACCTTTCTTCCCCCAGTTCTACAGAACCATCGAGCCTGAAGATTATAAACGTTTGATCGACAAACCGATGAGCAGTATTACGCGATTCGACGTGAAGAAAGCCGACGAACAGATGAAATCGCTTGAAGATGAAATCAAAGAAGTTCGAAAGAATCTTAGAAACCTAACAGAATATACGATTGAATGGTTTGAGTATATCCGTGGCAAGTACGGGAAAGATCGCGTTCGTAAGACGGAACTGCGAGTATTCGATCGCGTAGAGGCAACACAGGTAGCACTAGCGAATGCGAAACTTTATGTCAACCGGGAAGAGGGTTTCATTGGTACCAACATGAAGAAAGATGAGCTAGTAGGCGATTGTTCTGATATCGACGACATCATCGTGTTCCGAGCAGATGGAAAATACTCTGTTGTTAAAATTCAAGATAAAGTCTTTGTTGGTAAAGACATTATCCATGTCGCGGTATTCAAAAAAGGTGATGAGCGAACAGTTTATAATGTAATATATAAGGATGGCGGCACTGGGACAAGTTATATCAAACGATTTGCAGTGACCGGTGTTACGCGCGATAAAGATTATGATATAGGTAAGGCGACGAAGGGTTCTAAAATTCTATATTTCACAGCGAATTCTAACGGAGAAGCTGAAGTAGTAAACATTCAATTAAAGCCACATTCTAAACTTCGTAAGCTAACGTTTGATATGGATTTCGCGGAAATCGCAATCAAGGGTAGAGCTTCTCAAGGAAATATTGTAAGCAAGTATCCAGTTAAGAAAGTGTCGTTCAAAAGTGCTGGTGTTTCTACGCTTGCAGGTCGCAAAATCTGGTATGATGATGTGTTGAAACGACTAAATGCAGACGAAAGAGGTCGCTTTCTAGGTGAGTTCGATGGTGATGATAAGATTCTATTAACGATGAGCGACGGAAGTTATGAATTGTCTAACTTTGACCTAAGCAATCACTTCGATGACAAGATGACGCGAATGGAGAAGTTTCATCCGCAACAGGTTTATACAGCAATCCACCAAGATAGCAAAGGAACTTATTACGTGAAACGTTTCAATTTTGATGATTTGCCTGTTGGGAAAAGAATGAAGTTTATCGGCGAAGACAGCAAGCTCATTCTACTTACTAACAACGACGAACCTTTAGTAGCTTTAGATATACTTAAAGGCAAGTCACAAACCAAAGAGCATATCGATCAACCATTGAATGAAATCGTTGATGTAAAAGGCATGAAAGCACAAGGAAATAGGCTGTCTTTTCATACGGTCAAAAAGATCAAGTTAATGACTGACGAAAAAGACCTTTCGACTTCTATCGATCCGATAGTAGAAGAGACATCGAATGTAGACTCAACAGAAAATCTTAATAAGTCGGCAGAGAATCCTGAAGCTACAGAAAAGAATGACGCATCGGATATTTCATTCGAAATAACTAATCCGGACGACATACAAATGGATGATTCTGGACAAATGGGATTATTCTAAAATTAATACAAACGAGCAAACTCCTTACCATATGACTGCTTTGTTCGTTTGTATTATTAAAGTTTCTACTTAAATATGTTCCAAGTAACTTAAAGACTACATTTGATACGAACGATCAAAAAAACGAATTCTTTTATACTATTTTTGATGACAATGGGATTTATCAATGGTTTTTGTGAAATAGCAATCCGTTAGAGAATTCGATAAATTATCTTTTAGAAAAATAATACTATTCTTTCTCACGATTAGAATTAGAAAGACATAAAATATTATCTTAAGACGCTCATTTAAGTCATTGAACATGATACCTAAAAAAATACACTATTGTTGGTTTGGTAAGGGTGAAAAATCAAAACTAATTAATAAATGTATAGAATCTTGGAAAAAATTCCTTCCCGAGTATGAGATTAAAGAATGGAACGAATCAAATTTTGACTTAGAAGAATTCAGTTATGCGAAACAAGCATATGAAAATAGAAAGTTCGCATTTGTATCTGATGTCGTGCGTTTATATGCCTTAAAAAGTGAAGGTGGAATTTACTTAGATACAGATGTCGAGTTTATTAAACCCTTAACTGAAGATATACTCTCTCAAATTGCATTTTCAGGTTTTGAGGACAATAATAACGTTACGACTGGAATAATGGGAAGTGTGAAAAATTCTCAATGGATAAGCGACCTTCTGGAAGGTTATTACCAACGTAGTTTCGTTTCTGAAAATGGCGAAATTGATACTACAACTAATGTATTTTTCACGACTGAATTGATGAAGCAAATAGATGGTTTCACTTTGAATAACACATTTCAGATCATTCCAAATTATTGCACCTTATATCCTAGCGATTATTTCTGTCCGAAAAGCTGGGAAACATTAGAGATCAATTTGACGGATAACACGTACTGTATTCATCATTTTGCAGGATCCTGGAAGCCTGAACCCGTGTATAGCTTTGGATATAAAATCGCAAATGCATTGTTAGGGAGAAGAAACGCAAAAATAGCTTTCGATAAATATCAAAATTTTAAAAAAATATTCAGGTAATTCATGCTGTAGGATCATAATATTTTCGCTTAGGAGCACTCTTTATTTCTCCAGCAGAAAAGCAAAAGTCCAAACCTTTATTTAACCAAACTCTTATTCCCACCAGAATAATTGATTAAAGCCCGACCTCTTCGTCCACTTTAAAGATTTATAATAACGTGAATAGTTGTATTGGTGTTGATCTGGAATATAACAGGATAAACCGGAAAAGCGCTTTAACGGAAAACCCAGAAAATGACTGGTATAGATTTTAAACAGAACGACTTTGTTAATAGCTTCCTCCAGTTTTTTAGCATTTTCAGAGCTCAAATGTCGTTGTCCGAAATCCAGGAAGTCAAAGGCTGCGATTGGCGAAGTTCGATCTAAATCCAATCGCTGAATTCCATCGCGTCGAACCCTTTCCACATTCATCTCAGAGATCAAACTCCTTGTTGTTTCTGCTAACATTTCCAATTTTTTCATGTCAATAAGAGAAAATGTTGCCGAGCGCAAGATTCCATCCTTTTCGTTATAATATTCATATGTTGATCGAGCTACGTCCATGAGTCCCGATAGTATGTCGGGGTCAAACAACCCATTCAAGACCTGGTGGTAGGGCATACCGGTATTGATAATCTCCGTTGGAGATGCCAACACGAACGGAGTTATATCCTTTAGTTCATATAGTACTTCTACAGATGCCATCGAACAAGCGTCAAAAACAAGGAAGTCCAAATTTTGTGGGAGAGCAGCTCTCAGCGCTTTGATATCCATTGTCTTCCCGTCATCATCACCAAAAGATCTCGTTTTTTGTTTCGCTGTTCCCGGCAACCAATTGGAGGCATGCGACCAAAGCACCAGTCCGTAAGACTTAGCTGGTGCAAGGTTCTGCATATCCTCCATCACCATTTTCATGATTGTTGGATCGGAAGAGTCATGGTCAGGATAGCTTTTCAGAACCGCACTCCTTATCTCTCTGGAATCGTCAAAACTAATGCGATAGATGCGAGGAGATTGACCGAATATTTTTGCATACACAACTAACGAACCGTCGATGTTTCGAATGCCTTCCTCCATCTGATTGATGTTATCATAAGCATTCGACGCAAGGTTATTATTGGCCGCCATGTAAAGCATAACAGTACGTTCAGCTAATATTTTATGTGGTTCCTTTTTACAGGAAATCAATACCGTGAACAGCAATAATGCAAAGAACCGAAACAACCAAATGTTAAATATGCGCATACTGAACAGTTTAAACGTCAATTTATAATTTCCTTAATTAGGTAAAGAATAACAGGAAAATGGTCGGAGTAGCCGTTTTGAAACATATTACCTGAAAACGTCCTGAATGGATAGCCCTTATAGCGACCTTCCTTACTGATTAAAAAATCAGGATTAAAGATCTCCGACTTCCAAAACCTCAACTTCCCTCTATCTGCATTGAGCAAGGGTGATGAGATGATCAATTGATCAAACAAATTCCATTTACCCAAATATCCTAAAGTCCCTATGCCTCTTTGATAGAAGCCGTACATAGTATTGAATAGCCCGCCCTCGATTACATCCTGTTTTTTCACTCGAGCTCCCAATTCTTTCGTCAAACTCTTATCTACTGGGTCATCATTGAAATCACCCATGATGATGATCTTAGCATCTGGACTTATACGCTGCAACGAATCTACACTGGATTTTAAAATAGTGGCAGCATGCCCTCTAAGTTTCCATGAGTCTGCTGTAAACCGAGATGGCCAATGGTTCACATAGACATAGATTGTCTCTTCCGACAGTCTTCCTTTCACAAAGAGTATATCCCTAGTTACATAAGTAGCTTTTTCAGGCATCTTGAAAGGAATTGCTCTAGACTCTAACAGCTCGAACTGTCTGGCATCATAGAGCATCGCCACATCAATCCCCCTACGATCTGGAGAATCAAAATGTACAATTTGATAGTTATTTTCACGAATCCCTGGGTCAGCAACTAGATCTTGTAAAACCCTCTTATTTTCGATTTCACATACTCCTATAAGAGCTGGTCCTGACGGACTATATTGTTTGCCTAGTTGAGATAACACATGCCCTAACCTTCGTATTTTCTTGGCATACTTTTCTTCCGTCCATTGCAATGGCCCCATGGGTGTAAATTCAGCGTCATTCCCAGACGTGTCTGCAAAGGCATCAAAAAGATTCTCCAAATTATAAAAAGCGAGAGGGAAAACTTGGAACTGCTTCTTCTGGGCAAAGGCAGAAGTTACCAGCTGGACATAAAGCAATAAAAACAGCTTGACAATAAATAATCGCTTCATCAGTGAATTCTTTTACCGCTTAAGACAATAATTTCTTCTTTTTTCTCTATAGCACTCCCGCTTAGTTCAATATTATCTAATCGGAAACCAATCTTGTTCGATTGCGAAGACGAAATGAATTCAATAATAAGATTAGAAGATTGCGGCAAGTTTTTCAATTCAATCGTATAATATTTGCCATTGTCTCCCGCCGCATTAGAAATAACTTTACTCGGAACCACCATCATATTGCCGTTTACTCGAATCTGAATTTGATCAAGATTTGCCGTAGATCCCGCATCAAATAGATTCGCTGTCAAATCATATTTAAGATTGACAACACCCTTATTAAGGCTGTTGATGCCAGAAATCTTAATGATCGCATCCCTATTTGCCGGTAACCAGATATGTGCGCCAGTTCCACTTGAGATGCTCCGAATATCAGCGTTTTTACTTGCATCCTCATATTTGACTGGAGCTTTCATATCGAAGTCCGTAAAATCATTAATCTTTGGTCTGTTGCCCGAGCCGTAACGCTGGTTACCAAACGTCTCCTTAAAGAATATTGCTGAATTCGGCGCGACAGTCTCTTCTTCCGATCCGTCAAAATCACCGATATCTGATTTCGTTCTTAAGACCAATTGCCAAGCACCATTAAAACGCCCCAATACACCAAACAATTTCCCTTTTCCTTTCGGTAATGGTTCTCGTGAGAAATCCGCGTAATTACTCGTCCGAACATCGAGAGTTTTCCCAGACGCATCTTTGATACTCTCATTTGTTGTACGATCGCCGGTAATAAACGCACTCTTTCCACCATTGACAAAGCGGATATCGTTAAATTCAACAAGCTGATGTAGATATTCTTCTGACATATCTTGAATTGCGATTTTCTTAGCCTCGACATTCTTCATGTTGGGCCAGGAATTAGCGAAGGCACGTGTTTGGAAATCGTCCCAACGAATACGGTTTGCTTGTGTGCTGGCCATTCCTAGCTGCAATTCATCGCCGTATTTTAACATAAATAAGCCTTTCAAATGCAGGAAAATCTCTTGCCCTACTTGATACGTTCCGTAGATTGCGTTCTGATCGATGCCAATATTCAATCCCGCGGTCTCATCTTGGATATAAATCTGTTTATAGATATTGCCAGATTCATCATTTCCTACGACGATACCTCTAATGATGAACTCATCCGTAACTTCCGTCGGGGCAGTAATATTCTTAAACTGTGTCTTTAGCTGTTTAATACTGATATTGTTCAGCTTTCCAGTGTATTTAGGTTCTGTTAAAGGTGGCGGAGAATAATCACGCTCACAAGCAGCAATACACAAAGCCACTAACAGCAATAATAGGATATGTATCTTCTTCATCATTTTCATCTTTTAGAATCTATAACTCGTGTTCAAAAACACATTTAAACCCTGCATGTAAAAGTATCTTGGCGCGAATTGATTTGGCCACTTGGTGCTTAGTCTTCCCTGTTCAAACCCTCCAGTACGAATGCTTTTATCATTCATAAAATTGACGATAGAGAAATTAACGCTTAACGACTTTCTATTCTTCAGGTAGAGCAACTTGCCAATGGACCCATCAAAGGTAATAGCGTCCGTTAAGCGCTCTTGCGCACTTAGTTGTAGGTATGCCTTATAATTCTGTGGATCGTTAGGATTTATGTTCGCATAATTGGAAGCAATACGGCGTAGGGGTGCCGCCGACAAATACATCCTACCTGCATAATTACCGCTAATCTCGAAAAACCAAAAATCATAAAAATAACGTGCCGCCAATATTCCAGCAAACTGTGGCGTCCCTGACACATACACATTTTTTAAATACACCTTTTCCTGCACATTCACCAATTTTCCATTTTCCGAATTCATAGTCCCCATGGGATTGCCAGAATAATAATATTCTCCCAAATTCAAAATCGCATCAATGC from Sphingobacterium sp. BN32 harbors:
- a CDS encoding DUF5689 domain-containing protein, with protein sequence MMKKIHILLLLLVALCIAACERDYSPPPLTEPKYTGKLNNISIKQLKTQFKNITAPTEVTDEFIIRGIVVGNDESGNIYKQIYIQDETAGLNIGIDQNAIYGTYQVGQEIFLHLKGLFMLKYGDELQLGMASTQANRIRWDDFQTRAFANSWPNMKNVEAKKIAIQDMSEEYLHQLVEFNDIRFVNGGKSAFITGDRTTNESIKDASGKTLDVRTSNYADFSREPLPKGKGKLFGVLGRFNGAWQLVLRTKSDIGDFDGSEEETVAPNSAIFFKETFGNQRYGSGNRPKINDFTDFDMKAPVKYEDASKNADIRSISSGTGAHIWLPANRDAIIKISGINSLNKGVVNLKYDLTANLFDAGSTANLDQIQIRVNGNMMVVPSKVISNAAGDNGKYYTIELKNLPQSSNLIIEFISSSQSNKIGFRLDNIELSGSAIEKKEEIIVLSGKRIH
- a CDS encoding endonuclease/exonuclease/phosphatase family protein; translation: MKRLFIVKLFLLLYVQLVTSAFAQKKQFQVFPLAFYNLENLFDAFADTSGNDAEFTPMGPLQWTEEKYAKKIRRLGHVLSQLGKQYSPSGPALIGVCEIENKRVLQDLVADPGIRENNYQIVHFDSPDRRGIDVAMLYDARQFELLESRAIPFKMPEKATYVTRDILFVKGRLSEETIYVYVNHWPSRFTADSWKLRGHAATILKSSVDSLQRISPDAKIIIMGDFNDDPVDKSLTKELGARVKKQDVIEGGLFNTMYGFYQRGIGTLGYLGKWNLFDQLIISSPLLNADRGKLRFWKSEIFNPDFLISKEGRYKGYPFRTFSGNMFQNGYSDHFPVILYLIKEIIN
- a CDS encoding glycosyltransferase family 32 protein — its product is MIPKKIHYCWFGKGEKSKLINKCIESWKKFLPEYEIKEWNESNFDLEEFSYAKQAYENRKFAFVSDVVRLYALKSEGGIYLDTDVEFIKPLTEDILSQIAFSGFEDNNNVTTGIMGSVKNSQWISDLLEGYYQRSFVSENGEIDTTTNVFFTTELMKQIDGFTLNNTFQIIPNYCTLYPSDYFCPKSWETLEINLTDNTYCIHHFAGSWKPEPVYSFGYKIANALLGRRNAKIAFDKYQNFKKIFR
- a CDS encoding clostripain-related cysteine peptidase, whose amino-acid sequence is MRIFNIWLFRFFALLLFTVLISCKKEPHKILAERTVMLYMAANNNLASNAYDNINQMEEGIRNIDGSLVVYAKIFGQSPRIYRISFDDSREIRSAVLKSYPDHDSSDPTIMKMVMEDMQNLAPAKSYGLVLWSHASNWLPGTAKQKTRSFGDDDGKTMDIKALRAALPQNLDFLVFDACSMASVEVLYELKDITPFVLASPTEIINTGMPYHQVLNGLFDPDILSGLMDVARSTYEYYNEKDGILRSATFSLIDMKKLEMLAETTRSLISEMNVERVRRDGIQRLDLDRTSPIAAFDFLDFGQRHLSSENAKKLEEAINKVVLFKIYTSHFLGFPLKRFSGLSCYIPDQHQYNYSRYYKSLKWTKRSGFNQLFWWE
- a CDS encoding DNA gyrase/topoisomerase IV subunit A, which codes for MSDEINNTDENNESTQNPDQQSSTVALSGLYENWFLDYASYVILDRAVPHINDGFKPVQRRILHSLKEMDDGRYNKAANVIGNTMKYHPHGDASIGDAMVQIGQKDLLIDCQGNWGDPITGDSAAAPRYIEGRLSKFANEVVFNPDTTDWQLSYDGRNKEPVTLPVKFPLLLAQGAEGIAVGLATKIMPHNFNELIEGSIQVLRGERPSIYPDFPTGGLADVSAYNEGRRGGKIRVRAKIEERDKKTLAITEIPYGTTTGSLIDSIVTANEKGKIKIKKIEDNTAGTVEIMVHLAPGISPDVTIDALYAFTACETSISPNTCVIKNNKPLFMSVNDILIENTKQTKSLIKQELEICLHELQEKIFFSSLLKIFIQEGMYKHSDYENAGDFDTVVTVLNRLFEPFFPQFYRTIEPEDYKRLIDKPMSSITRFDVKKADEQMKSLEDEIKEVRKNLRNLTEYTIEWFEYIRGKYGKDRVRKTELRVFDRVEATQVALANAKLYVNREEGFIGTNMKKDELVGDCSDIDDIIVFRADGKYSVVKIQDKVFVGKDIIHVAVFKKGDERTVYNVIYKDGGTGTSYIKRFAVTGVTRDKDYDIGKATKGSKILYFTANSNGEAEVVNIQLKPHSKLRKLTFDMDFAEIAIKGRASQGNIVSKYPVKKVSFKSAGVSTLAGRKIWYDDVLKRLNADERGRFLGEFDGDDKILLTMSDGSYELSNFDLSNHFDDKMTRMEKFHPQQVYTAIHQDSKGTYYVKRFNFDDLPVGKRMKFIGEDSKLILLTNNDEPLVALDILKGKSQTKEHIDQPLNEIVDVKGMKAQGNRLSFHTVKKIKLMTDEKDLSTSIDPIVEETSNVDSTENLNKSAENPEATEKNDASDISFEITNPDDIQMDDSGQMGLF